The Methanomassiliicoccales archaeon genome has a segment encoding these proteins:
- a CDS encoding corrinoid protein: MQGKDILAGLEKAVITGNKADSIKFAKDALAGGVKALDAIDNGLVKGMTIVGDKYAKHEFFLPQVLLAANAMYGGLDVLLPHIPKADSDKKRVGVIGVIEGDVHDIGKNIVKTMLTAAGLDMHDFGRDVPIENFVNSVKKEKANLIAMSTLMTPTMDGMKAVVDGLIENGDRTKVKIIIGGAPTSQPFADDIGADMHAINAQEAVKKVKGAM; this comes from the coding sequence ATGCAAGGAAAGGATATTTTGGCTGGATTGGAGAAGGCTGTCATCACTGGCAACAAGGCCGACTCCATAAAATTCGCCAAGGATGCCTTGGCCGGAGGCGTCAAAGCTTTGGACGCCATCGACAATGGGCTCGTGAAGGGAATGACGATTGTCGGGGATAAGTACGCAAAACACGAATTCTTCCTGCCCCAGGTGTTGCTGGCCGCCAACGCAATGTATGGTGGTCTGGACGTTCTGCTTCCTCATATCCCGAAGGCAGATAGCGACAAGAAGAGGGTCGGTGTCATTGGCGTGATCGAGGGAGATGTTCATGATATCGGCAAGAACATCGTCAAGACCATGCTGACCGCCGCCGGTCTGGACATGCACGACTTCGGGAGGGACGTTCCGATCGAGAACTTCGTGAACTCTGTTAAGAAAGAGAAGGCCAACCTGATTGCCATGAGCACCTTGATGACGCCCACAATGGACGGCATGAAGGCCGTGGTCGACGGACTGATCGAGAACGGGGACCGCACGAAGGTAAAGATCATCATCGGTGGTGCGCCGACGTCCCAACCGTTCGCGGATGACATCGGGGCGGACATGCACGCCATCAATGCCCAGGAAGCGGTCAAGAAGGTCAAGGGGGCGATGTAA
- a CDS encoding rhodanese-like domain-containing protein → MPLLEKVENGEYVLLDVWNPEEYRNERIEGPRNVPVDSLRFSLERMDRDTSLLVYCKVGKRCVRVVYQLNEMGFHDVRVLDGGIETWKAHHLKIEKSWATVAN, encoded by the coding sequence ATTCCGCTTTTAGAGAAGGTCGAGAACGGCGAATACGTATTGCTGGACGTGTGGAACCCCGAGGAGTATCGCAACGAGAGGATTGAGGGGCCCAGGAACGTCCCCGTCGACTCCTTGAGGTTCAGCCTCGAAAGGATGGACCGGGACACTTCTCTGCTGGTCTATTGCAAGGTCGGCAAGCGTTGCGTAAGGGTCGTATACCAATTGAATGAGATGGGCTTCCACGATGTCCGCGTTCTAGACGGCGGCATCGAAACGTGGAAGGCGCACCACCTCAAGATCGAAAAGAGCTGGGCGACGGTCGCTAATTGA
- a CDS encoding FAD-binding oxidoreductase → MTLNEGVVKEMAAIVGEENCSTRIADLYTYGFDSSIHHHNPDVVVRPKSTSEVSALVRLAARVRIPVVPRGGGTGLCGAAVPIAGGMVMDLTRMNEIKEVRVNDLYCVVQAGVVYDRLNEALAPHKFFFPPSPGSGEACTIGGMVATNASGMRAVKYGATRDYVLGLEVVLADGSVMHTGTRTIKNSSGYQLERLFVGSEGTLGIITEVTLKVAPKPKKAAMVLAAFDRLEDAGACVSNLISIPLIPSATELMDDICIRAVNKALNAGLPDVQALCMIEVDGEPEIVAKELKVVEDVARRSGASTVQISDDAKQMARWTSARKSVMSALSRLGDDLVSVSLADDMAVPISRIPEAVVAFHRIAEENQVIVGTYGHAADGNLHTKMLLNPCSEDAWRRGERAVGQIFDKVISLGGTVTGEHGVGMTKAPYMMKERPDAWRTMLTLKRALDPQNILNPGKMMQWEGGIIRDLRYPCRDLCTPK, encoded by the coding sequence ATGACCCTGAATGAAGGAGTGGTAAAGGAGATGGCCGCCATTGTGGGCGAGGAGAACTGCTCCACCAGAATCGCGGACCTCTACACCTACGGCTTCGACTCATCCATCCACCATCACAACCCGGACGTGGTAGTGCGTCCCAAGAGCACGTCGGAGGTCTCCGCACTGGTAAGATTGGCGGCCAGGGTGAGGATTCCCGTGGTGCCCCGAGGCGGAGGCACCGGTCTTTGTGGCGCGGCAGTGCCCATCGCCGGCGGCATGGTCATGGACCTCACCCGCATGAACGAGATCAAGGAGGTCAGGGTGAACGACCTCTATTGCGTGGTCCAGGCCGGCGTAGTATACGACCGACTGAACGAAGCGCTTGCCCCTCACAAGTTCTTCTTTCCCCCCTCGCCAGGGAGCGGCGAGGCCTGCACCATCGGAGGCATGGTGGCCACCAACGCCTCGGGAATGAGAGCGGTGAAGTACGGTGCCACCCGCGACTACGTGCTCGGCCTGGAGGTAGTCCTGGCCGACGGCTCGGTCATGCACACTGGAACGAGAACGATAAAGAACTCCTCCGGGTACCAGCTGGAACGTCTCTTCGTAGGCAGCGAGGGAACGCTAGGAATAATCACCGAGGTCACCCTCAAGGTCGCCCCAAAGCCCAAGAAGGCGGCCATGGTGCTGGCGGCCTTCGACCGCCTGGAGGACGCCGGGGCCTGCGTCTCCAACCTGATATCCATCCCCCTCATCCCGTCGGCCACCGAGCTGATGGATGACATCTGCATCCGGGCGGTCAACAAGGCATTAAATGCCGGGCTGCCCGACGTCCAGGCCCTATGCATGATCGAGGTCGACGGGGAGCCGGAGATCGTGGCCAAGGAGCTGAAAGTGGTCGAGGACGTGGCCCGCCGAAGCGGCGCCTCCACGGTGCAGATATCCGACGACGCCAAGCAGATGGCCAGATGGACCAGCGCCCGCAAGTCGGTGATGTCGGCGCTCAGCCGGCTGGGAGACGACCTGGTGTCCGTCTCACTCGCGGACGACATGGCAGTGCCCATATCCAGGATACCTGAGGCGGTGGTGGCGTTCCACCGCATAGCCGAGGAGAACCAGGTGATAGTCGGTACCTACGGACACGCCGCCGACGGCAACCTGCACACCAAGATGCTGCTCAACCCCTGCTCGGAGGACGCCTGGAGGAGGGGAGAGAGGGCTGTCGGTCAAATTTTCGATAAGGTCATCTCCCTCGGAGGAACGGTGACCGGGGAGCACGGGGTGGGCATGACCAAAGCGCCTTACATGATGAAGGAGCGGCCGGACGCCTGGAGGACCATGCTGACGTTGAAAAGAGCGCTGGACCCCCAGAACATCCTGAACCCGGGAAAGATGATGCAGTGGGAGGGCGGGATCATCCGCGACCTGCGCTACCCCTGCCGGGACCTTTGCACCCCTAAATGA
- a CDS encoding phosphoadenosine phosphosulfate reductase family protein, with the protein MKRYQHGKVIFGWCDTCGTLVLGDKCGKCGGPGRDFEVSAPGDIRPCFGKGVDTVANLFLKHFGTAGVLRTRNLFLNKVAGEDRTDEIVLDGRVIGVLRFELIKNDFSLELKAEGAALMAKAARKGLVKAHRPPGHLKGKKLNGADVIETLGEFQAGDPVVVVMGNNVAAGEARTDSAHVKEDEKVIHLRDVGKADIPFPLVSASWEDFVKANKNHLQALESSAVSDIRSFINNTKLPITLSFSGGKDSLACYGLAKKALKRFDLLFVDTGLEFPETVEYVQNFAQARKERLRVASAGNAFWEQVGSFGPPAKDFRWCCKVCKLGPLTSMIEAHFPQGTVTIEGNRALESFARSEIGFVERNPFVPNQTVLNPIRHWTAAEVWGYIWLEELEYNPLYENDFERIGCYLCASCLGSEWKATGELHPDLHSEWEAQLNEWGEKVGVSPEFVRYGFWRWKSLPPKMRLVAEELHMKVPQMRSDSMELRISKGASPCVAGGFSMEGVLTVPHKRDFSQVAEVLKTVGKVKYSPEFEVVMVKTRDGTLKMFGGGHISAIAPTKEGTEKLFRAGAEAFLKGQMCTNCRICERNCKFGAITADGQLRVDEYKCRQCGKCAEACVVAHYYDKLVDAGKGKPAYAGVK; encoded by the coding sequence ATGAAGAGATACCAGCACGGAAAAGTGATTTTCGGGTGGTGCGACACCTGCGGGACCCTGGTCCTAGGCGACAAATGCGGCAAATGCGGCGGTCCGGGCAGAGATTTCGAGGTGTCCGCCCCCGGCGACATACGTCCCTGCTTCGGAAAGGGCGTCGATACGGTGGCCAACCTCTTCCTCAAGCACTTCGGTACCGCCGGGGTGCTGCGCACTCGGAACCTGTTCCTGAACAAGGTGGCCGGGGAGGACCGCACCGACGAGATCGTGCTGGATGGACGGGTGATCGGCGTCCTGCGCTTCGAACTGATCAAGAACGACTTCTCGCTGGAGCTGAAGGCGGAGGGCGCCGCCCTGATGGCCAAAGCGGCCAGGAAAGGCCTGGTCAAGGCCCATCGACCGCCAGGCCACCTCAAGGGAAAGAAGCTGAACGGGGCGGACGTGATCGAGACGCTGGGCGAGTTCCAGGCCGGGGACCCGGTCGTGGTGGTCATGGGCAACAACGTGGCCGCCGGGGAAGCCCGAACGGATTCCGCCCACGTCAAGGAGGACGAGAAGGTCATCCACCTCCGGGACGTGGGCAAGGCCGACATCCCCTTCCCCCTGGTATCCGCCTCCTGGGAGGACTTCGTTAAAGCTAACAAGAATCATCTCCAGGCCTTGGAATCGAGCGCGGTCAGCGACATCCGCTCCTTCATCAATAATACGAAGCTGCCCATCACCCTATCCTTCTCCGGAGGAAAAGACTCGCTGGCCTGCTATGGCCTGGCCAAGAAGGCCCTGAAACGCTTCGACCTGCTCTTCGTGGACACCGGCCTAGAGTTCCCGGAGACGGTGGAGTACGTGCAAAACTTCGCCCAGGCCAGAAAGGAAAGGTTAAGGGTGGCTAGTGCTGGGAACGCCTTCTGGGAGCAGGTAGGCTCCTTCGGCCCTCCGGCCAAGGACTTCCGCTGGTGCTGCAAGGTGTGCAAGCTGGGGCCATTGACCTCCATGATCGAGGCTCACTTCCCCCAGGGAACGGTCACCATCGAAGGCAACCGGGCCTTGGAGTCCTTCGCCCGCTCGGAGATAGGCTTCGTGGAGCGCAACCCCTTCGTCCCCAACCAGACCGTGCTGAACCCCATTAGGCACTGGACGGCCGCGGAGGTCTGGGGCTACATCTGGCTCGAGGAGCTGGAATACAACCCCCTGTACGAGAACGACTTCGAGCGCATCGGCTGCTACCTGTGCGCCTCCTGCCTGGGCAGCGAGTGGAAGGCCACCGGCGAACTGCACCCGGACCTGCACTCGGAGTGGGAAGCCCAATTGAACGAATGGGGAGAGAAGGTGGGCGTGTCGCCCGAGTTCGTCCGTTACGGGTTCTGGCGCTGGAAATCGCTGCCGCCCAAGATGAGGTTGGTGGCCGAGGAACTGCACATGAAGGTGCCGCAAATGAGGAGCGATAGCATGGAACTGAGGATCTCCAAAGGAGCCAGCCCCTGCGTGGCCGGGGGCTTCTCCATGGAAGGTGTGCTGACCGTGCCGCACAAAAGGGACTTCTCCCAGGTGGCCGAGGTCCTGAAGACCGTGGGCAAGGTGAAGTACTCCCCGGAGTTCGAGGTTGTGATGGTCAAGACCAGGGACGGGACGCTCAAGATGTTCGGCGGCGGGCACATCTCCGCCATCGCCCCGACCAAGGAGGGGACCGAGAAACTGTTCCGCGCTGGCGCCGAAGCTTTCCTCAAAGGGCAGATGTGCACCAACTGCCGCATCTGCGAGCGCAACTGCAAGTTCGGAGCCATCACCGCCGATGGGCAGCTCAGGGTGGACGAATACAAGTGCCGACAGTGCGGGAAATGCGCGGAGGCCTGCGTCGTGGCCCATTACTACGACAAGCTGGTGGACGCTGGAAAAGGAAAACCGGCCTACGCAGGCGTTAAATAA
- a CDS encoding transglutaminase domain-containing protein, with the protein MAFNKRRAGKALLVVAVLLIVVFLLLLPPTQDLLRKYLVDPFSTQYPEGVEMEVSLTMTIDANGGHITSYRLDLPLPVDQFSDGVRQQDVTSIITAPHYDQLLDAGGANMMVWEGDDLYSERTITFTVNLTQTLHAWDLDEDTVMDKDEISLATRDRYLSDEWKIVVNDPAIADLRQDVVGNETNVYLIARSIYDWIVNNVDYPEQTTNDIPKSSLQTLNDLEGDCDDQSILFCALARSAGVPAWIQLGAIYDRSAGTMGGHGWVQMCMPTDEGDVNVTIDIVNRNFLVWMPNLFCEYTDDGNGTALEDFYHPISITYDPSSYAPGETPQFISSWEVLSYKESDEKVTLSTPLMTRVED; encoded by the coding sequence GTGGCGTTCAACAAGCGCAGGGCGGGAAAGGCGCTGCTGGTGGTGGCGGTGCTGCTGATCGTAGTCTTCCTTCTGCTCCTGCCGCCCACCCAGGACCTCCTGCGCAAATATCTGGTGGATCCCTTCTCCACCCAATACCCGGAAGGGGTGGAGATGGAGGTAAGCCTTACCATGACCATCGACGCCAACGGCGGCCACATTACCAGCTATCGCCTAGACCTTCCTCTACCGGTGGACCAGTTCAGTGACGGGGTGCGGCAGCAGGACGTCACTTCCATCATCACGGCCCCGCATTACGACCAACTGCTGGACGCCGGTGGGGCCAACATGATGGTCTGGGAGGGCGATGATCTCTATTCGGAAAGAACGATCACATTCACCGTCAACCTGACCCAGACGCTTCACGCATGGGACCTAGACGAGGACACGGTCATGGACAAGGACGAGATATCGTTGGCCACTAGGGACCGTTACCTAAGCGATGAATGGAAGATAGTGGTCAACGACCCAGCCATAGCCGATCTCAGGCAAGACGTCGTGGGCAACGAGACCAACGTGTACCTCATCGCCCGCTCCATCTATGACTGGATAGTGAACAACGTGGACTACCCCGAGCAGACCACCAACGACATCCCCAAGTCCTCGCTGCAGACGCTCAACGACCTGGAAGGGGACTGTGACGACCAGTCCATACTCTTCTGCGCCCTGGCCCGCTCCGCCGGTGTTCCGGCATGGATACAGCTGGGGGCCATATACGACCGCTCCGCAGGGACCATGGGCGGCCACGGCTGGGTCCAGATGTGCATGCCCACCGATGAGGGGGACGTCAACGTCACCATCGACATAGTCAACCGCAACTTCCTGGTCTGGATGCCCAATCTGTTCTGCGAGTATACCGACGATGGGAACGGGACGGCCTTGGAGGACTTCTACCACCCTATCAGCATCACCTACGATCCAAGCAGCTACGCCCCTGGTGAGACGCCCCAGTTCATCAGCTCCTGGGAGGTGCTGAGCTACAAGGAGAGCGACGAGAAGGTCACGCTGTCCACGCCCCTTATGACCAGGGTGGAGGACTAG
- a CDS encoding pyruvoyl-dependent arginine decarboxylase, whose product MNLVPKKFFVTQGSAVSKVSDLNAFDEALKKAQIGEQNLVSVSSVLPIGAKKVPVRELPMGAITHCVLAQMRGGEGEMISAGIAYAFRKDGKGGYVAEGHMHGTKKALKEVLEWKMNEMEALRGIKLMRISYAVEELSVPMDHYGTCLGALVFVEY is encoded by the coding sequence ATGAATCTAGTCCCGAAGAAGTTCTTTGTCACCCAGGGATCGGCCGTGAGCAAGGTTTCCGACCTTAACGCCTTCGATGAGGCTTTGAAGAAGGCGCAGATCGGAGAGCAGAACCTCGTGTCCGTTTCTTCCGTACTGCCCATCGGTGCCAAGAAGGTGCCGGTCCGCGAGCTGCCTATGGGCGCCATCACCCACTGCGTGCTAGCCCAGATGAGGGGCGGCGAGGGTGAGATGATCTCCGCCGGGATAGCCTACGCCTTCCGCAAGGATGGCAAGGGCGGATATGTCGCCGAAGGGCACATGCACGGCACCAAGAAGGCCCTGAAGGAAGTCCTGGAGTGGAAGATGAACGAGATGGAAGCTCTGCGGGGCATCAAGCTCATGCGCATCAGCTACGCCGTGGAAGAGCTCTCCGTCCCCATGGACCATTACGGGACCTGCCTCGGCGCCTTGGTCTTCGTCGAATACTGA
- a CDS encoding DUF835 domain-containing protein, which produces MGKDMHPFFVMPGSALKDLREELQLLNGTDSARTMERYGFRAGVGLVRTLGLECTDIAEARAIIEQVWTETGLSRLNIEIINETEIVITFKESVEAENGDHCDFTRGYLSGIISSLMKKKYDAFEASCISDGAAKCVHVFTPSPTYRIEGRSAIRTEDERERKYLLEAGTSYLVEAATPDSAYQMYTDQVEDGCTGMVLAREYPERVQRMYGIGEGAVLWLSYERGKRYAREPTDIPMIYSEIKNFLEANSRAVVLLSGLEYLISQNNFLKVLKLLQLLNDNVSMTGSMLIIPMVPEALNPQDVKMLERELRVLDVD; this is translated from the coding sequence TTGGGCAAGGACATGCACCCCTTCTTCGTTATGCCAGGGTCAGCCTTGAAGGACCTGCGGGAGGAGCTCCAACTTTTGAACGGAACGGACTCCGCCCGGACCATGGAGCGCTACGGCTTCCGCGCTGGGGTGGGGTTGGTCCGTACGCTCGGACTGGAATGCACTGACATAGCCGAAGCAAGAGCGATAATAGAACAGGTGTGGACCGAGACTGGCCTCAGCCGCCTGAACATCGAGATCATCAACGAGACGGAGATCGTCATCACTTTCAAGGAATCGGTGGAGGCGGAGAACGGCGACCATTGCGACTTCACCCGCGGCTACCTTTCTGGCATCATCTCCTCGCTCATGAAGAAGAAGTACGATGCCTTCGAAGCGTCCTGCATCTCCGACGGGGCGGCTAAGTGCGTCCACGTGTTCACCCCTTCCCCGACCTATCGCATAGAAGGGCGGAGCGCCATCAGGACGGAGGACGAGCGGGAGCGGAAGTACCTGCTGGAAGCGGGGACCTCGTACTTGGTGGAGGCGGCCACGCCCGACTCCGCCTACCAGATGTACACGGACCAGGTGGAGGACGGCTGCACCGGTATGGTATTGGCCCGGGAGTACCCGGAGAGGGTGCAGAGGATGTACGGCATCGGGGAGGGCGCTGTACTTTGGCTTTCCTACGAGAGGGGGAAGCGCTACGCCCGCGAGCCCACGGACATCCCTATGATATACAGCGAGATCAAGAACTTCCTGGAGGCCAACAGCCGGGCGGTGGTCCTGCTGTCCGGGCTGGAATACCTCATAAGTCAGAACAACTTCCTGAAGGTCCTCAAGCTGCTGCAGCTGCTGAACGACAATGTGTCCATGACCGGCTCCATGCTCATCATACCGATGGTGCCCGAGGCTCTGAACCCCCAGGACGTCAAGATGCTGGAGCGCGAGCTGCGCGTGCTCGACGTGGATTGA
- a CDS encoding GTP-binding protein: MKKICLLGDGEVGKTSLIRRYVLDLFDDQYIQTFGAKVSKKVLELEDVNLTLMIWDVLGQKTQKALHSTYYSGANGALVVCDMTRPETMANLEHWVADLREVAGDIPIIIIGNKCDLEMKIDKAEMQRFAAETGAPTMLTSARTGENVQEVFELLGGRVMEG, encoded by the coding sequence GTGAAGAAGATCTGCCTTCTTGGGGACGGGGAGGTGGGCAAGACCAGCCTGATAAGACGCTATGTGCTGGACCTTTTCGACGACCAGTACATCCAGACCTTCGGGGCCAAGGTCAGCAAGAAGGTGCTGGAGCTGGAGGACGTCAACCTCACGTTGATGATATGGGACGTGCTGGGACAGAAGACCCAGAAGGCGCTGCACTCCACCTATTATTCCGGGGCCAACGGAGCGCTGGTGGTCTGCGACATGACCCGACCGGAGACCATGGCCAACCTAGAGCACTGGGTGGCCGACCTGAGGGAGGTGGCCGGGGACATCCCCATCATAATAATCGGTAACAAGTGCGACCTGGAGATGAAGATCGACAAGGCGGAGATGCAGCGCTTCGCCGCAGAGACAGGCGCGCCGACCATGTTGACCAGCGCCCGGACCGGGGAGAACGTCCAGGAGGTCTTCGAGCTGTTGGGCGGAAGGGTCATGGAGGGTTGA
- a CDS encoding PAC2 family protein translates to MKDGEMFIHEYDEADLKDGMAIVGFPSVGLVSSIAANFIVRSMKLERKAAIISQYFPPFTIIHEGVPSPPMRIYSGHRDCDQSGEKCEKLAVITCEFMPQPELIKDLSDTILSWCKKKGISKILTLEGINMVGETDVKVYGVGTTARTREMLGQYGIKELREGMVTGMSGLLLSEGERYQMDVICLLGSARTDLPDARGAANLLDVVGDMLPEIKLDPEPLIKEAEQIEADMQKAMESVQPPKKPIEYSQLYG, encoded by the coding sequence ATGAAAGATGGCGAGATGTTCATCCACGAGTACGACGAGGCGGACCTGAAGGACGGAATGGCCATTGTGGGCTTTCCCAGCGTGGGATTGGTGAGCTCGATCGCCGCCAACTTCATCGTGCGGTCCATGAAATTGGAGCGCAAGGCGGCCATCATATCCCAGTACTTCCCGCCCTTCACTATAATCCACGAGGGCGTCCCCTCGCCACCCATGCGCATATACTCCGGTCATCGCGACTGCGACCAGTCCGGGGAGAAGTGCGAGAAGCTGGCGGTCATCACCTGCGAGTTCATGCCTCAGCCAGAGCTAATCAAGGACCTTTCCGACACCATCTTGAGCTGGTGCAAGAAGAAGGGCATATCCAAGATCCTGACCCTCGAAGGTATAAACATGGTCGGGGAGACCGATGTCAAGGTCTACGGGGTAGGCACCACCGCCAGGACCAGAGAGATGCTGGGCCAGTATGGCATAAAGGAGCTGAGGGAGGGCATGGTCACGGGCATGTCTGGACTGCTGCTCTCGGAAGGTGAGCGCTACCAGATGGACGTCATCTGCCTGCTGGGCTCCGCCCGCACCGACCTCCCGGACGCCAGGGGGGCGGCCAATCTTCTCGACGTCGTAGGGGACATGCTGCCGGAGATCAAGCTTGACCCCGAGCCGCTGATAAAGGAGGCCGAGCAGATAGAAGCTGATATGCAAAAGGCTATGGAATCGGTGCAGCCGCCCAAGAAGCCGATCGAGTACTCGCAATTGTACGGTTAG
- a CDS encoding pitrilysin family protein, producing the protein MTEEGPVLHHTSAGIPVIIEASPHARTAALSVNFRVGSRDEPLDHCGTAHLLEHIMFKGTKERNAKQFSEMVEGAGGEMNAYTTKETTSYHVFSLDETFDVMKGLMADMMTSPLIDRAHVELEKGVVLQEISMLEDDPEDYSRELLDRSMWEGHPMSKTETGRPDCVSQLKAQDLRDFFEKHYRPPKMCVVACGNVNVTDVLDWAERTFDSLPRAAPNGERVPPVPKACTKVFPREGDQAYVEIGFPGLSSRHPDRKALMLACIILGGGTSSRLYQTVREDQGLVYHISMFPQAYTDCGIVDTFFSASMDKLDRVMGILSAEITRFKEQGPSPEEVLKAKRWIKGMLMRKLEATDSRLYWYGEHFMLNGELAITDRTLSEFERITREDVLRTVNEIFQRKRMCVTMLAPEKEGGLAARRMQALDF; encoded by the coding sequence GTGACAGAGGAAGGACCGGTACTGCATCACACCTCGGCGGGCATACCCGTCATCATAGAGGCATCTCCCCACGCCAGGACCGCCGCCCTGTCGGTCAATTTCCGCGTCGGCTCGCGGGACGAGCCCTTGGACCATTGCGGCACCGCCCATCTGCTCGAGCACATAATGTTCAAGGGGACCAAGGAAAGGAACGCCAAGCAGTTCTCAGAGATGGTGGAAGGGGCCGGGGGCGAGATGAACGCCTATACCACCAAGGAGACCACCTCCTACCATGTGTTCTCCTTGGACGAGACGTTCGACGTGATGAAGGGACTGATGGCCGACATGATGACCTCCCCTTTGATCGACCGGGCGCATGTGGAGCTGGAGAAGGGCGTGGTGCTGCAGGAGATCAGCATGCTCGAGGACGACCCCGAGGATTACTCCCGGGAGCTCCTGGACCGCTCCATGTGGGAAGGGCATCCCATGTCCAAAACGGAGACCGGTCGGCCGGACTGCGTCTCCCAGCTCAAGGCCCAGGACCTGAGGGATTTCTTCGAGAAACACTACCGCCCGCCCAAGATGTGCGTGGTGGCCTGCGGGAACGTGAACGTGACGGACGTCCTGGATTGGGCCGAGAGGACCTTCGACAGCCTTCCCCGGGCGGCGCCCAACGGGGAGCGCGTGCCGCCAGTGCCCAAGGCCTGCACCAAGGTATTCCCCCGGGAGGGGGACCAGGCCTACGTGGAGATAGGTTTTCCCGGGCTGTCGAGCCGGCACCCGGACCGTAAGGCGCTGATGTTGGCCTGCATCATCCTGGGCGGAGGGACCTCCTCCCGCCTGTACCAGACGGTGAGGGAGGACCAGGGGCTGGTGTATCACATCAGCATGTTCCCCCAGGCCTACACCGACTGTGGCATCGTGGACACCTTCTTCTCCGCCTCCATGGACAAGCTGGACCGGGTGATGGGCATTCTGTCTGCGGAGATCACCCGCTTCAAGGAACAAGGGCCCTCGCCGGAGGAGGTGCTCAAGGCCAAGCGCTGGATCAAAGGCATGCTCATGCGCAAGCTGGAGGCAACGGACAGCCGCCTCTACTGGTACGGAGAGCATTTCATGCTGAACGGGGAGCTGGCGATAACGGACCGTACCTTGAGCGAGTTCGAGCGCATCACCCGGGAGGACGTGCTAAGGACGGTCAACGAGATCTTCCAGAGAAAGAGGATGTGCGTCACGATGCTGGCCCCGGAGAAGGAAGGGGGGCTGGCGGCCCGGCGCATGCAGGCGCTCGACTTCTAA
- a CDS encoding hydrogenase maturation protease: MKASRLVLGIGSPLICDDGVGFKVVEDLKARNIPDLDLDQQSVSGLDLIEIMMDYQRVVVVDAIVTEQFPAGTVMLLQPEDFKNALHGTNPHETNIHMAIELGRMLAPDRMPKDVQFVAIEVNDVWTVTDVMTEDVEKAVPVAVEAVLKILGD, translated from the coding sequence ATGAAAGCTTCCCGTTTGGTGCTAGGCATCGGCAGCCCGCTGATCTGCGACGATGGGGTCGGGTTCAAGGTCGTGGAGGATCTCAAGGCCAGGAACATCCCGGACCTGGACCTGGACCAGCAGTCTGTAAGCGGCCTGGACCTCATCGAAATCATGATGGACTATCAGAGGGTGGTAGTGGTCGACGCCATAGTCACCGAGCAGTTCCCGGCCGGCACGGTCATGCTGCTGCAGCCGGAGGATTTTAAGAACGCTTTGCACGGCACCAACCCGCACGAGACCAACATCCACATGGCCATCGAGCTCGGACGGATGTTGGCTCCGGACCGGATGCCCAAGGACGTGCAGTTCGTGGCCATAGAGGTGAACGACGTGTGGACCGTCACCGACGTCATGACCGAGGACGTGGAGAAGGCCGTCCCCGTGGCCGTGGAAGCGGTGCTGAAGATACTCGGTGATTAG
- a CDS encoding LysR family transcriptional regulator, protein MTQVQASLTVQVDGRPLTPRQAEAVLALFLNGTQRAAARSLGVSAPVLNRHLRQVEAKAGRPIMECGARGTVLNELGENIAREQLALQGKLRERERLVVGCTPLSQELLLQALNVVDPQGEAEVVISEDRHNVNEFQAGMLDLVVLDDPLYAYDVEGAEWEEVGSDRLMHVRQGADYALYRFGPQRLGYKHLDSLKEGYKVVRTYSSLTALVRSNYSYFVSESLMARKGHKIRSSTDPTLLAYAILCLYRPGVPKVEELLRAMRPNART, encoded by the coding sequence GTGACCCAGGTCCAAGCGTCGCTGACGGTGCAGGTGGACGGAAGACCGCTCACCCCCAGGCAGGCCGAGGCCGTGCTGGCCTTGTTCCTGAACGGCACCCAGAGGGCCGCCGCCCGTTCACTCGGGGTTTCCGCCCCGGTGCTGAACCGCCACCTGCGCCAGGTGGAGGCCAAGGCCGGCCGTCCGATCATGGAGTGCGGGGCGCGAGGGACGGTGCTGAACGAACTGGGAGAGAACATCGCCCGAGAACAGCTGGCGCTGCAAGGGAAGCTGCGAGAGCGGGAACGTCTGGTCGTCGGGTGCACCCCCCTGTCCCAGGAGCTCCTGCTGCAGGCCTTGAACGTCGTGGACCCCCAGGGGGAGGCGGAAGTGGTCATCTCCGAGGACCGCCACAACGTCAATGAGTTCCAGGCGGGAATGCTGGACCTGGTGGTGCTGGACGACCCCTTGTACGCCTACGATGTGGAAGGGGCCGAATGGGAGGAGGTAGGCAGTGACCGGCTGATGCACGTGCGCCAGGGGGCGGACTACGCCCTGTACCGCTTCGGCCCGCAACGTCTGGGATACAAGCACCTGGATTCGCTCAAGGAAGGGTACAAGGTGGTCCGGACCTACTCGTCCCTGACCGCCCTGGTCCGCAGCAACTACAGCTACTTCGTCAGCGAGAGCCTGATGGCCAGGAAAGGGCACAAGATACGCAGCTCTACCGACCCGACCCTGCTGGCCTACGCCATACTTTGTCTCTACCGTCCCGGCGTGCCCAAGGTGGAGGAGCTGCTGCGGGCGATGCGCCCCAACGCCCGGACATAG